The Pseudodesulfovibrio sediminis genome includes the window CTTCGGCATTGTCCTGAGTCCCGTACCAAACACCAAAGCCGCGGATATCCTGCAACACGCCAATATCGCCATGCACCGCGCCAAGGAGGCGGGGCGCAACCGGTTCAAGGTCTTTACCAACCGCATGCTCGAAACCGCAGTGGATCAGCTGACCATGGAAAACGACATGCGCCATGGGTTGGAGGAAGGCGACTTCCATGTGGCATACCAGCCCATCATGCAGCTCGGCGGATCGGATATTATCGGGTTCGAAGCCCTCGCCAGATGGAAGCACCCGGACCGGGGCAACATCCCGCCTGCGGAATTCATCCCCATGGCCGAAGAATCCGGCCTCATCAGCCAGATTGGTAAGTGGATACTGTTCGAATCGCTCCGCACGCTGGCTCAGTGGCAAAAACAGACCCCTGACGCAAAGGGCCTGTTCATGTCCGTAAATCTCTCCAGCAAACAATTTGCCCGCATTGATCTGGACTCGATGATACTCAACGCCCTGACAGAACAGGGGCTTTCCCCCGACAGCCTCAAGCTGGAAATCACCGAATCCGCCATCATGGAAAACCCGGAATCCGCCATCCGCATCCTGAACCGGCTGCGCGCCAAAGGCATCCGTTTCTCCATCGACGACTTCGGCACAGGGTATTCATCCCTGTCCCAGCTCCAGCAGCTGCCCGTGGACACCCTCAAGGTCGACCGCTCTTTCATCTCCCGCATGAAAACAGACCCGGAAAACATGGAGATCGTGAAGGCTGTCATTGCCCTGGCCCACTCACTGGACCTCAGCGTCATTGCAGAAGGCGTGGAAAAACCGGACCAACTCCACTCGCTCATGCAACTGAAATGCGAATGCGTGCAAGGATTCTATTTCCATGAACCCATGTCATCGGAGAATGCGTTGGAGCTGGTCCTGCGGCGCACCACTTCAACCAGGGATCAAACAGAACAGAAGATGACCCGGGCGCAAGCAGAACGCAGGGTCGACGAAGACGAATAAACCAACCGGGGCAGGGACACCCGCCCTTCCCATTATTTATCCGCGTTTTTCTTGTCAGGACCGTAGGCATTGACGAACCACTTCACCTGCCGGCACACGCCCATGAGCAGGTTGAATTCGTTGCGTCTGAGATTGATCTTGGAAAAAAAACGTCTGACGGGCAGCATCCAGTAGTCAGGATTGTCATCCTTGAGAAAATCAATAGCCAGCAGGGTTTCCTGGAGATTGTCAAACAAGGTCGCCTGTTCCTGTACAGTGGTCGGCCGCTCCTCAGGAGGACCGTCAGGAACAAACGGCGCATCCAGAGACCGCTTGAAACATTCATACAACACCACGACCACGGCCTGAGCCAGGTTGAGCGAGGTGCCTTCCCGACTAGTGGGGATGGTCATCAGGCCGGAACAGATGCTCGTCTCCTCATTGGTCAGCCCCTTGTCTTCGGGGCCGAAAACCACGGCGACCCGACCGCCGCCTCGCAGCCGCTCGTCCACCACCCCGGCAAGCGCGTCCGGGTTCATGATCCCCTTGCGCCACCCCCCGGTGCGCGCCGTGGTGCCATACACCGCAGTACATCCGTCCACGGCCTGTTCCAGCGTATCCACGATGGGAGCGGTCTCCAACACATGCCGAGCATGCGCCGTTGCCAGGGGCAACGCCTTGTCCATATTGAAATTGTATGGGTCCACGATGACCAGATCCGACACGCCCATGTTCAGACATGCGCGCGCCACGGACCCGATGTTTTCCGGATATTTGGGGCGAAAGAGAACCACTCTGAGTTGGTCGAGCATTGCTAACTCCTGTGCTGCAAGGACCGGAGGCATGTAGCACATCGCCGGATGAAGTCAAAGACCACAGCGACCGGGCGCTTGGGCAGGGAAGAGGCCGGGCCTGACAAGCGCGACACGTGGAAGAGCGGCATTCCTTCCCCGCTTCACTGACTGGTCAGTCAAAAAGGTCAATGATATTAATTCTGTAATAAATTCAACATGTGAGAGACCGCGCAAGAGATAAAATATCGTTGAATAAATTGTCATCCTATGCCACAACAAGCTATCGGTCGAAATATTTTGACCGAGGTGTCTTTTTACCTCGTTACCCATTCGACGGTAAAAATAGTTGCGGTCCACACTAACTGTTGCGGTTCCTTAGGAGGGAAAAAATGAAACGAATTCTCATTCTGGCCTTGGCGCTTGCCGTTGTTCTCGGCATGTCCTTTTCTGCCCAGGCCAAAAAACGGTACGTATTTGGTGGCGGCCCCGCTGGCGGCACCTTTCAGGTCGTGGCCAATGGTGTGCAGGTCTTCGGCCCTATCAAAAACAGCCCCAACTTCGCCATCAAAGCCCAGTCTTCCGGCGGCTCTGTTGAAAACCTCCGCACCACCAACGCCGGTCGCGTGGCTTTCTCCACCGTGTACGCCGGCCATGTCTTCCTCGGCCGCACCGGTCAGATGAAGAATGACCCCAACAAATACAAGAATGTCATGGCCGTTGGCTACCTCTACGGTGCCCCAGCCCAGTTGGTCGTTCGCAAAGGCTCCGGCATCAAGTCCACCAAGGACCTGGCCGGCAAAAAAGTCGGTGTCGGCAATGCCGGTTCCGGCGCATTCGCCAACTGCGAACTCTTCTTCACGCACATGGGCGTCTGGGACAAGATCGAACGCAACGCCATGGGCTACAACGACGCGGCCCAGGCTTTCGGTAACGAACAGCTCGACGCGTTCTGGCTGTTCACCGCCTTCCCGTCCGGCGCTGTCATCATGGCCGCCCAGACCAACGACATCGAACTCGTCGACCTGGCCGCCGATGCCCAGGCATCCGGCTATTTCGAAAAATATCCCTACTTCGGCAAACTGTCCGTGCCCGCCGGTACCTACCGCGGCGTGGAAGCCGACGTGCCTTCCTTCTTCGACTCCGCCCTGCTGGTGGCCAACGCCAAGGTGTCCGCAGACCACGTCTACGAACTCATGAGCGCCATCTGGTCAGATGCAGGTCTCAAGCACATGCTTGAGCAGAAGAAGACCTTCAAGGACATGTCCGTTGCCAACGGCATCAAGGGCATCGACCCCAACGTCATCCCCCTGCACCCCGGTGCAATCAAGTTCTGGAAGGAAAAGGGCGTCCTCAAGTAGGCCGCACTCGCATATAACTCTGACAACCGGGCGGGTCTCGATCCGCCCGGTTTCAATGACCTTCGGGTTTGTTTGACCAACCAGTTACAATGGAAAACTTTACGCTTTCCCGCGTGAGCGCCATGCTATTACAGATTCGGCAGGGCTTCCGATCTTGGACACGGTGGGAGACGGAGTGTTTCAAACTGCTGCCATCAGGGCAGTCGCGAGTGCATAATGTACGACAAGCTGAATAAGATTGAACAATTCCTTTTTGACTTTCTGGCAGTAGGCATGGTGCTGTTCTATTCCTGGTCCGCCATTTTCGAACCTGCCGCCACCCAGTTTCACCGGGGAATTTACGTTATCATAACCTACGTTCTGGTCTTCCTCATCTACAAGGCCCGGCCGAGAACAACACAATTTTACGATTATCTCATCATCCCGCTGGCGATCATCCCGCTGGCCATCATGCTCGCCGAATTCGATTTCATCTACACCACCTTCGGCATTGAAAAGATGTACACAGAAATCACCAGCTCGGGCTGGAGTTCACACTTTGTCGCCCTGCTCGGCAACAGTGAAGAACTGGACGAAGGCGTCTGGCTGGTCCCCATCAACACCGTCGCCATATACCTGTGGGGCGGGCTCACTGTCGCAACCCTGGTCATCCAGCGGCTGCTGAAAAACGGCGCCGGTCGCATCTACGACATGCTGTTTATCCTCTTTTCACTGCTGACGGTGGGCTACTGGATCCTGAACTTCGAAGCCATTAACTACCGTACCGGCATTGAAACATTCCTCGACCGATGGATGGCCATGGTCGGCGTGCTCATCGGCGTGGAGCTGGCCCGCCGCGTGGTCGGCAATGTCTTTGTCATCATCGGCCTCGCCATGATCCTGTTTGGAGTCTACGGCGATCAGGCACCGGAGCTCATCGCCCATGCCGGAGCAACGTTCCCGGAGCTGTGCACCTCCATCTTCTACCGCTCGGACGGCGTGTTCGGCATCATGGCCAACGTGCTGGCAACCTATATCATCCTGTTTGTCCTGTTCGGCTCCTTTCTGGAGAAATGCGGCGCACAGAAGTTCTTCATCGACTTCCCGCTGGCGGCTGTCGGACACAAGATCGGCGGACCGGCCAAGGTGTCGGTCATCGCATCCGGCCTGTTCGGGTCCATCTCAGGCTCGGCCATCGCCAACACCGTGTCCACCGGCGCATTCACCATCCCCATGATGAAAAAGGCGGGGTTCAAGCCCCATATCGCGGGCGGCATCGAGCCTGCGGCCTCCATCGGCGGCATGTTCATGCCCCCCATCATGGGAGCGGGCGGTTTCATCATGGCCGAAATGACCGGCCTGCCCTATTCGCACATCATGCTGGTGGCGATCTTCCCGGCCTTCATGTACTTCTTCTCGGTCTTTGTCATGGTCCATTACGAAGCCAAGAAGAACCAGATCGTTGGCGAACGGTACAAACATAGCGCCATGGAGATCTTCAAGAAGGAGTGGCTCTACACTCTGCCCCTGATCCTCATCACCTTCTTCATGCTCACAGGGTATTCACCGGGCTACTCGGCCATCGTCGGCCTGGCTGCCTGCATCGGTCTCTCGTTCAAGGACAAGGGCCACCATATCGACCCCACACTCCTGTGCATAATGGGCCTCATGGTCATCTTCCCCTGGATTATCAAAGGCATCGGCCTGGTAGGTGGACAAGAGGCTGCCGCGGCTATCAAACCTTACATGTCTGGCCGTATCCTGCTGCTCTATGGTCTGATCGTTGCCGCCGCTCTCTTTGCCTATCGCAGGCAGACTGTCTCCGGTCTCAAAGACGAGCTGGGGGGATTTGTTGACGCGGCCCGCATGGGAACCATCAACTCACTCAAGATCGGCGCCACTGTCGGCGTCATCGGCATCATCATCGGCGTACTGACCTACTCCGGCCTGGTGCTGACCTTTGCCGACATCGTCATTGAGCTGGCTCACGGCAACCTGGTCATGACCATTCTGCTCATCGCGTTCGCCTCGCTGATTCTCGGCATGGGTGTCCCGGTGACCGCAGCCTACCTGATCACCGCGGTCGTGGCCGTGCCCGCCCTGACCCACCTCGGCGTCAACGAAGTGGCCGCCCACATGATCGTATACTGGCTCTCCCAGGACTCCAATATCACACCGCCCGTGTGTATTGCGGCCTTTGCCGGAGCCACCATTGCCAAGGCCAACATGTGGCGAACAGCGTTCTCCGCGTTCAAATTCGCCAAGTTCCTCTACCTGGCTCCTTTCCTGTTCGCGTACGTTCCGGCCTTTTCCCTGGATGCCGCGCCCCTGGAAATCGTGGTCTGGTTCTCCATCATCATGGCCTGCGTCTTTGTCTACTCCTGGTTCATGTCCGGCATCTGGTTCGGTCCGCTCAAGCGCAGACTTTTCAGTGCCGCCTGATCCATTACTAGACACCACTGACAAGGGGGGGCCGGAGCTATCCGGCCCCCCTTTTTTTATGAACTTTGAAGGAAACGGCTCCACATGAACACGCCTCATCTGATGAAAAGCAGGCCGGGTGACGTGAGTCTGGTTATAACTTGCACAACTTTGTCTCTGACTCGTTGAAAAAACGTATCCCGTATGGCATACTGAGGCATGAAAATCTCTTCTCTGAAATCGCCTTGTTCTCGCGTCGGCCGAGGCTCACAGATCATCCTTGCACTCTTGCTTGGAGGCGTGTTGCTGCTCGCAAACGGATGCTCTTCAGAACCCGATATTACTCCCGCCAAACACCACGCTGATTCACCCCAGAAACACCTTGCCTTGACGTTCAACGGCGGCCCCAGAGGCGGTACTTTCAACTATTTTGCCAACAAGATGTCGGCCGTCATGAGTAAACATGTTCACTGGCTCGAAATGTTCCCCAGGGAATCAGGGGGATCGCTGGACAACATCTGCGCCCTAAACACCCAAACAGCCGACATGGCCATCCTGTATGCGGGCGATGCATTCCTCGCCCGCCACAACAAACTCACCTGCAAATACACCGATTTGAACAGAGTCCGCGCAATCGCGTTCCTGTACAGCGCACCGGCCCAATTGGTCGTTCGCAAGAATGGCACCATCAGAAATGTCCAGGATCTCAAAGGCAGGATCGTCGCCATCGGCAATGTCGGCTCAGGCGCGGCCTTGTCAGCCGAACGGTTTTTCAAGCACCTCAACCTCTGGGATTCCATCGACCATCGGAACCTGGGCTATTCCCAGGCCGCGACCAGTTTCCTTGAAGGCAAAATCGACGCATTCTGGACGCTGGTGGGGTATCCGAACACCTCCATCATCGAAGCGGCTTCGCAGGAGGACATAGCCTTCATCAACCTGCATCAGCCGGCGCAGGACTCCGGTTTCTACGACGTCTATCCGTTCTACACCAGTGCCATTATCCCCAACGGCGTTTACGAGGACCAGACAGCGCCGA containing:
- a CDS encoding RNA methyltransferase, with product MLDQLRVVLFRPKYPENIGSVARACLNMGVSDLVIVDPYNFNMDKALPLATAHARHVLETAPIVDTLEQAVDGCTAVYGTTARTGGWRKGIMNPDALAGVVDERLRGGGRVAVVFGPEDKGLTNEETSICSGLMTIPTSREGTSLNLAQAVVVVLYECFKRSLDAPFVPDGPPEERPTTVQEQATLFDNLQETLLAIDFLKDDNPDYWMLPVRRFFSKINLRRNEFNLLMGVCRQVKWFVNAYGPDKKNADK
- a CDS encoding TAXI family TRAP transporter solute-binding subunit — encoded protein: MKRILILALALAVVLGMSFSAQAKKRYVFGGGPAGGTFQVVANGVQVFGPIKNSPNFAIKAQSSGGSVENLRTTNAGRVAFSTVYAGHVFLGRTGQMKNDPNKYKNVMAVGYLYGAPAQLVVRKGSGIKSTKDLAGKKVGVGNAGSGAFANCELFFTHMGVWDKIERNAMGYNDAAQAFGNEQLDAFWLFTAFPSGAVIMAAQTNDIELVDLAADAQASGYFEKYPYFGKLSVPAGTYRGVEADVPSFFDSALLVANAKVSADHVYELMSAIWSDAGLKHMLEQKKTFKDMSVANGIKGIDPNVIPLHPGAIKFWKEKGVLK
- a CDS encoding TRAP transporter permease; its protein translation is MYDKLNKIEQFLFDFLAVGMVLFYSWSAIFEPAATQFHRGIYVIITYVLVFLIYKARPRTTQFYDYLIIPLAIIPLAIMLAEFDFIYTTFGIEKMYTEITSSGWSSHFVALLGNSEELDEGVWLVPINTVAIYLWGGLTVATLVIQRLLKNGAGRIYDMLFILFSLLTVGYWILNFEAINYRTGIETFLDRWMAMVGVLIGVELARRVVGNVFVIIGLAMILFGVYGDQAPELIAHAGATFPELCTSIFYRSDGVFGIMANVLATYIILFVLFGSFLEKCGAQKFFIDFPLAAVGHKIGGPAKVSVIASGLFGSISGSAIANTVSTGAFTIPMMKKAGFKPHIAGGIEPAASIGGMFMPPIMGAGGFIMAEMTGLPYSHIMLVAIFPAFMYFFSVFVMVHYEAKKNQIVGERYKHSAMEIFKKEWLYTLPLILITFFMLTGYSPGYSAIVGLAACIGLSFKDKGHHIDPTLLCIMGLMVIFPWIIKGIGLVGGQEAAAAIKPYMSGRILLLYGLIVAAALFAYRRQTVSGLKDELGGFVDAARMGTINSLKIGATVGVIGIIIGVLTYSGLVLTFADIVIELAHGNLVMTILLIAFASLILGMGVPVTAAYLITAVVAVPALTHLGVNEVAAHMIVYWLSQDSNITPPVCIAAFAGATIAKANMWRTAFSAFKFAKFLYLAPFLFAYVPAFSLDAAPLEIVVWFSIIMACVFVYSWFMSGIWFGPLKRRLFSAA
- a CDS encoding TAXI family TRAP transporter solute-binding subunit, coding for MKISSLKSPCSRVGRGSQIILALLLGGVLLLANGCSSEPDITPAKHHADSPQKHLALTFNGGPRGGTFNYFANKMSAVMSKHVHWLEMFPRESGGSLDNICALNTQTADMAILYAGDAFLARHNKLTCKYTDLNRVRAIAFLYSAPAQLVVRKNGTIRNVQDLKGRIVAIGNVGSGAALSAERFFKHLNLWDSIDHRNLGYSQAATSFLEGKIDAFWTLVGYPNTSIIEAASQEDIAFINLHQPAQDSGFYDVYPFYTSAIIPNGVYEDQTAPISTFQDSALWCTRKGIDDDAIYSSLRLIFGGKGLDIMLKAHKAAQEMSLENGLKSISIPLHPGAVRFWTENNIEIPPILLQ